CGAGGGTTCGACCCCCTCCTCCGGCACCAGTCTTTTCCCCAGTGCCGGTCCATGGGGGGCGAACCGGCTTCGGGCGCCGACGAAGAGGAGGAAAAGCGCGACTTTAGGAGCGCGGAAGCCCGGAGCCGCGCCGCAAAGGCCGATGGCGTGACCGCCGAGGCTTAAGGCGGGCGACCCCCTCCTCCGGCACCAGTCTTTTCCCAGAGCCGGTCCATGGGGGTCGAACCGGCTTCGGGCGCCGAGCGGCAGGGCGGGGACACTCCTCAACCACACCACCGACCAGAGCAAAATCAGGAGATGTCCCCGGTGGACAGGGGGCGCGGAAGGCCCGAGCCGCGCCGCAAAGGCCGATGGCGTGACCGCCGAGGCTCAGGCGGGCGACCCCCTCCTCCGGCACCATTATTTTTCAGGCAGTTACGTGCCCCATGGGATTTGCGGAAGGGTCATTTTAGTCGACTGTGCCACTAAACGGAAGTTCCTCTGACTTGCGATCAGGAATCCCCTTTGATGTCAGCAGGTTGGTTTGATATTGTCGTGCAGCGTTCTGTCTACCCCCGGATGGTGTCCAGCAAGGCCAGGGCCCGTGCCTGCTTCGGATTGGGCGTGGTTGTAATCCGGAAGGTCGGCTCGGAAGGTTCGGCCCCGGGGCGGCGGCAGGTGTTCCGGACGATTCCGCCCAGTTCCGTCAACAGCGTCCGGAAGCTGTGGGCCGCCGTGTCGTCGTCGATGCGCTTGGTCGCCGCCTTGCAAAGCGCCCCCTCGGAACGCTTCGCCGACGCCACGGGATCGCGTTTCTCCTTGGCCTTTTGATCCTCGTCGGCGAACAACAGCGGCCGCCAGGCTTCGAGCATATGCCATTCCACGTAGTACGAGAGCATGCACAGAAAGATGTGGGCACGCACCCGATCCTCGAGCCGGTGCCGGATCGGGC
Above is a genomic segment from Candidatus Deferrimicrobiaceae bacterium containing:
- a CDS encoding IS1634 family transposase gives rise to the protein GIYVIRTSLPKERISAEDAVRSYKSLSDVERAFRSLKSIDLLVRPIRHRLEDRVRAHIFLCMLSYYVEWHMLEAWRPLLFADEDQKAKEKRDPVASAKRSEGALCKAATKRIDDDTAAHSFRTLLTELGGIVRNTCRRPGAEPSEPTFRITTTPNPKQARALALLDTIRG